AGCACTCGTCCGTGGCACTGGCTGGATGCCGACCCCGTCCGTTGATCAGGGCCGAGTCCCTGGTCACGAGGGGGTCACGATCCCCCGCTTGACAGCCGACGCCATCTTGCCGCCCCCGCCGCCCGGGCGTAGACCAGATCGCACGGGAGCGCGCTCGACGTTCGACGAGGGAACGAAGAACGGGGCAGTCATGCGCATGACGAGCAGCACCATCCGGACACGCTGGTCGCCGAAACGGGACAAGGCGACCCCCCACAGCCGCAGAGCCGCCAAGGCCGCGGCCGCCGTCGCCGCGGGAGCGCTCGCGCTCTCGCTCACCGCCTGCGGAGGCGACGACGGCGGAAACAGTGGAACCCAGGGCAACACCGAGGAGACCGCCAACAACGTCACCCTTCCGAAGCTTGACGGGACGAGCCTGGAGATCGCCGCCGTGTGGACCGGCGCCGAGCAGGCCAACTTCAAGAAGGTCCTGGCGGAGTTCGAGAAGCGCACGGGCGCCAAGGTCACGTTCGTGCCCGCCCAGGACCCGATCATCAACTTCATCGGCTCGAAGGTGGCCGGCGGGCAGCCGCCGGACATCGTGATGCTGCCGCAGCCGGGCGCCATCAAGCAGGCCGTCGACCGGGGCTGGGCCAAGCCTCTCGGCGCCGAGGCCCTGAAGGAGCTCGGCGAGAACTACTCGCAGGGCTGGCAGGACATCGGCAAGGTGGGCGGCAAGCAGTACGGCGTCTACTACAAGGCCGCCAACAAGTCCCTCATCTGGTACAACAACCAGGTCTTCGAGAACGCCGGGGCGAGTGAGCCCGAGACCTGGCCGGATCTGCTGAAGACGGCACAGACGGTCTACGACTCCGGCGTCACCCCGTTCTCCGTCGGCGGCGCCGAGGGCTGGACGCTGACCGACTGGTTCGAGAACGTGTACCTCTCCCAGGCCGGGCCGGAGAAGTACGACCAGCTGGCCAAGCACGAGATCAAGTGGACGGACCCGTCCGTGAAGGACGCGCTGACCACGCTCGCGCAGGTCTGGGGCAAGGCGAACTACGTCGCGGGCGGGGCGAACGGGGCGTTGCAGACCGACTTCCCGGCCTCCGTCACGCAGGTCTTCACCGGCGGGGACCAGCCCAAGGCGGCCATGGTCGCCGCGGGCGACTTCGCGCAGGTCAACATCCCGACGACCATGAAGGTCGGCACGGACGCGAAGGTGTTCCCGTTCCCGGCGGTCGGTGACAACGGGCCGGTGGTCTCGGGCGGCGACGCGGCCGTGATCCTTGAGGACTCGAAGGGGGCGCAGGCCCTGGCCACCTGGCTCGCCTCGCCGGACGCGGCGCAGATCCAGGCCAAGCTGGGCGGCTACCTCTCACCGAACAAGAACGTGCCGAACTCCGCGTACCCGAACGCGGTGCAGCAGAGGATCGCCAAGGCGCTCATCGACGCCGGTGACGACTTCCGCTTCGACATGTCCGACCAGGCCCCGCAGGCCTTCGGCGGTACGCCCGGCAAGGGCGAGTGGAAGATCCTCCAGGACTTCCTGAAGAACCCGAAGGACGTCGCGGGTACGCAAGCGAAGCTGGAGACCGAAGCGGCCGCGGCCTACGGAGGCTGACGGCATGACGTCGGCCACGGCGGCAGGGGGCGTCAAGCCCCCTGCCGCTCCCAAGTCGCGCAAGAGTGTGACCGGCACCCGCAGGACCGTCGCGGCGCTGTTCCTGCTGCCCGCGCTCGTCCTGCTCGGCGCGCTCGTGGTGTACCCGATCGGGTACTCGGTGGTCCGCAGCTTCTACGACCAGTCCGGCGACGGCTTCGCCGGGATCGACAACTACAAGGCCCTCTTCACCGACGAGGGCATACGCACCGCGCTGAAGAACAACATCATCTGGGTGGTGTTCGCGCCGACGGTCGCGACGGTGCTCGGCCTGATCTTCGCGGTGCTGACCGAACGGGTGCGCTGGGGCACGGCCTTCAAGCTGGTCGTCTTCATGCCGATGGCGATCTCGATGCTGGCGGCGGGCATCATCTTCCGCCTGGTGTACGACCAGGATCCGGACAAAGGCGTCGCGAACGCGGTGTGGGTGGGCGTGCACGACACGTTCGCCCAGGCGTCGGCCTTCCCGAAGGCCCACCCGGGCCGTCAGTCGCCGCTGGAGCCGGGGGGCGGGGGCGCGTTCATCACCAAGTCGCCCGTCCGCACGGGTGAGACCGTCTCGCTGCCCCTGGTGGGTGTCGCGCCGGACCTGATGCCGGACGACGCGAAGCCCGCCGTGGCGGCCAAGCCCGAGCCGGACAAGATCACCGGTACGACCTGGCAGGACTTCACGCGGGGCAAGGGCGTGGGGACGCTCAACCGGGTCGACTCCTCCGAACTGGGCTATGCCGGCATGAGGATCGAGGCCGTGAAGGACGGCAGGGTCGTGGCGTCGGCGACGGCCGGCGACGACGGCACCTTCACGCTGCCGGCCTCGGCCGACGGGGCCCAACTCCGGCTCCCGGACAGCAACTTCAAGGAGCCGTACAACGGCCTGGACTGGCTCGGCCCGTCCCTGGTCACCCCGTCCATCATCGGCGCGTACATCTGGATGTGGGCGGGCTTCGCGATGGTGCTGATCGCGGCCGGGCTCGCGGGCGTGCCGCGTGAACTGCTGGAGGCGGCCCGGGTCGACGGCGCGACCGAGTGGCAGGTGTTCAGACGGGTCACGGTGCCGCTGCTGGCGCCGGTCCTCGCGGTCGTCACCGTCACCCTGATGATCAACGTGCTGAAGATCTTCGACCTGGTCTTCATCATCGCCCCCGGCTCCGCCCAGGACGACGCGAACGTCCTCGCCCTGGAGCTGTACCGCAAGGGCTTCTCCGAGGACCAGCCGGGCATCGCCAGCGCCATCTCGGTGTTCCTGCTGCTGCTCGTGATCCCGGTGATGTGGTTCAACGTGCGTCGGCTGAGGCGGGAGGTCAGGCGATGAAGGCGAAGCAGTCGCTGGGGTCCCGGCTGGCCGAGGGGGTCAGCGGTGGGCTGGTGCGGGTGTTCCTCATCGTCGTCGGCTTGTTCTGGCTGGTGCCGACGATCGGTCTGCTGCTGGCCAGTCTCCGCTCGCCGGAGGACATCGCGGCGAGCGGCTGGTGGAAGGTGTTCACCGAGCCGTCGCAGATGACGTTCGACAGCTACTCCAAGCTGCTGGAGAACGAGGACATCACCAGCAGCCTGCTCAACACGGTGTGGATCACCGTGCCGGCGACCCTGCTGGTCGTGGTGATCGGCTCGCTGGCGGGCTACGCCTTCGCCTGGATGGAGTTCCCGGGCCGCGACTGGTGGTTCCTGGGCGTGGTCGGGCTGTTGGTCGTGCCCGTGCAGGTCGCGCTGATCCCGATCGCCGAACTCTTCGGCAACATCGGCATCTTCGGCTCGGTGATCGGCGTGGTGCTCTTCCACGTCGGCTTCGGTCTGCCCTTCGCGGTGTTCCTGCTGCGGAACTTCTTCGCGGAGATCCCGAGGGAGCTGCTGGAGGCGGCACGCCTGGACGGGGCGGGTGAACTGCGCCTGTTCTTCCGTGTCGTGATGCCGCTCGGCGCCCCGGCGATCGCCTCGCTCGGCATCTTCCAGTTCCTGTGGGTGTGGAACGACATGCTGGTCGCGCTGATCTTCTCGGACTCCGGGAGCCAGCCGATCACGGTCGCACTCCAGACTCAGGTACGGCAGTTCGGCAACAACATCGACGTGCTGGCACCCGGCGCGTTCATCTCGATGGTGGTCCCGCTGGCCGTCTTCTTCGCGTTCCAGCGGCAGTTCGTGTCCGGCGTGATGGCGGGAGCCGTCAAGTAGCCTCCAGGACAAGGTAGTTGGAGGGGCGGAACCGGTCGCGGTCCGCCCCTTCGGCGTTCCCCCGGATGCCGTAGCCGCCGTAACCAACTCACCCCACCGGCCGTTCCCGGGCCGAACGCCCGCACCGACCGATGGATGGCATCTTGCCCAGGTTCAGTGTCATTGTCCCCGCGTACCAGGTTCAGGCGTACCTGCACGAGTGCCTCGAATCGGTGCTCTCCCAGTCCTGTCCCGATCTGGAACTGATCGTCGTCGACGACTGCTCGCCGGACGCGTGCGGCGCGATCATCGACGAGTTCGCCGCCCGCGACGCGCGCGTCCACCCCGTCCATCTACCGGAGAACATCGGCCTGGGCCGCGCGAGAAACGCCGGCGTGGCGCGCGCGAGCGGCGACTACCTGCTGTTCCTCGACAGTGACGACACCCTCACACCCGACGCGCTGCGGTCGATCGCGGACCGGCTGAAGGAGACGGGCGATCCGGACGTCCTGGTCTTCGACTACGCGCGCACGTACTGGACGGGTGAGGCGGTCCGCAACCAGGCGGCCCTCCAGCTCACCGAGCAGGGCCCGGCCCCGTTCCGCCTGGAGGACCGGCCGGGCCTGCTGCGGCTGCTGATGGTCGCCTGGAACAAGGCCTACCGGCGGGAGTTCGTCGAGGAGCAGGGGTTCGTCTTCCCGCCCGGGTACTACGAGGACACGCCGTGGACGTACCCGGTCCTCATGACCGCGGAGTCGATCGCGACCCTGGACCGCGTCTGCGTGCACTACCGGCAGCGGCGGCAGGGCAGCATCCTGCGCACCACCAGTGAGCGGCACTTCGACGTCCTCGACCAGTACGACCGGGTGTTCGCGTACCTGGAGGAGCGCGCCGAACTGGCCCGGTGGCGGCCGGTGTTGTTCCGCCGCATGGTCCATCACCTGGTGATCGTGTACTCCCGGCGGGACCGGCTGCCCCCCGGCTCGCGCGCGGACTTCATGCGCCGGGCCCGCGCCCACTACCGCCGCTACCGCACCCGGGGCGCCCCCGTCCCCCTGCGCGCCCGGGTGCAGCACACCCTGATCCGCTTCGGCCTGCACCGCACCTACCGCACGCTCCAGCTGGTGTCGGCCCTGCACCGCGGCGTCGCGCGGAGCACCGGGCATCTGCTGCGCGGTGTGCGGTCCGCCGCGCTCCGGCTCCACTACCGCGTCCAGCGCTGTCTCCCGCTGCGCGCCGACCGGGCCGTCTTCACCGCCTACGACGGCCGCGGCCACAGCTGCAACCCGGGCGCGCTGGAGTCCGCGTTCCGCGATCTCGCGCCGCACATCCGCACGGCGTGGGTCGCCCGTCCCGAGTACCACCACACCATCCCGCCGGGCCCGCGCCGTCTCGTCCCCGGCACGGCCGCCTACTGGACGGCACTCGCCCGCTCCGCCTGGCTGGTCAGCAACACCGACTTCGACCACCGCCTGGTCAAGCGCCGGGGCCAGACCCTGATCCAGACCGGGCAGGGCACCCCGCTGGGGCACATCGGCCTCGACCTCCAGGAGCGCCCGGCGGCGGCCCGGGGCAGGGACTTCGCCCGGCTGCTCAAGGGCGTCGACCAGTGGGACTACGTGCTGTCCGCCAACCGCCACACCACCCTCACCCACGAGCGCGTCCACCCCGGCCGCTACACCACGCTGGAGTACGGCTACCCCCGCAACGACGTGTTCCGCACGGCGACTCCGGCGGACGTGGCCCGGCTGCGCGCCTCGCTCGGCATCCCGGAGGGCACGGTGGCGATCCTCTACGCGCCGACCCACCGCGACTACCGCCGCTCCCAGCGCCACGCCCTCGACCTCCAGCGGATCGTGCGCCGCCTGGGCCCGCGCTTCCTCGTGCTGGCCCGCGCCCACCACGCCTACGACACCCCGCTGACCAGCACCTGCGGCCGGGTCGTCGACGTCAGCGACCACCCGAGCGTCCAGTCCCTGTGCCTGGCCTCGGACGCCCTGGTCACGGACTACTCGTCGCTGATGTTCGACTACGCCAACCTGGACCGGCCGATCGTGATCCACGCCGACGACTGGGAGGCGTACGAGGCGGCCCGCGGCACCTACTTCGACCTGCGCTCCTTCCCGCCGGGCGCGGTCGCGCGCGGCGAGGACGAGCTGATCGACATCTTCGCCACCGGCCACTGGCGCGGCTCCCGGTCGGCCCAGCTGCGCTCGGCGTTCCGGGAGCGGTTCTGCACGTACGACGACGGCCGGGCCGCCGAGCGGGTCGTGCGCCGGGTCGTCCTCGGGGAGTCGGACCTGCCGCCGGTCGTGCCGCTCCACGAGCGCCGGCCGGTGCCGTCGGCGGCGGCCTCGCCGGCGCGCGAGCCGCTCGCCACGGTGCCGCAGCCGGCCGGTCCGGCCGTCGTCACCGACAGCCTCTGAACCCGGTTCTCACATGGGAGTTCACATGCCCTCCAGCCCGTCGCGGCCGACCCCGAGCCGACCGCCCTCCTGGCGCCCGTCCGGGAGGCCGGGGCGCCGTCGCGGCACCTGAGGCGGCCCGGGCTTCCGTAGACCCTCGCCCCCTCGCCCCTCGACCCCTCGACAGAAAGAGCAGAATGCCCCGCTTCAGCATCGTCGTCCCGTCCCATGGGGTCGCGGGCCGGCTGTCCCAGGCGCTGGACTCGATCCTCGCCCAGTCGTTCGGCGACTTCGAGCTGATCCCGGTGTGCGACGCGCCCGACTCACCCGCGGCGGACGTCGTCGCCGGGTACGCCGAGCGGGACTCCCGGGTGACGCCGGTGCACTCGCCGCCGTCGGCCGGTCTGGCCGGGGCGCGCAACACCGGGCTGCGGTCGGCGGTCGGCGGCCATGTGCTGTTCCTCGACGGGGACGACGTCCTGGTCCCGGGGGCGCTGGCGGCGCTGGACGCCCGGCTGGGCGCGGTGGGCGACGTCGACGTCCTGTACTTCGAGCACGAGCGCACCCCCTGGTGGGAGGGCGAGCCGGCCAACCCGGCCGCGCCCCTGCTGGCCGGGACACCGGACGGGGCCTTCTCCCCCGACCGGGCCCCGCGGCTGACGGGCGTGGCGCTGCCGGCGTGGAGCGCGGCCTACCGCCGGGGCTTCCTCACCGAGCAGGGCCTGGCCTTCCCCGGGGACCACTTCACCGACACGGGGTTCGGCGGCCTTGTCGCCCTGCGGGCGGAGCGGGTGGCGGCCCTGCGCGCGGTCGTCGTCCGGCATCTGCTGCGCCGGCAGGGCAACCGCCTCAACCTGCCCGGAGAGCACCACACCGAGCTGCTCGACCAGACCGAGCTGGTGCTGACGCGGGCCGTGGAGCAGGGGCTGCCGGCGGACCGGCTGCGGCCGCTGTTCGAGCAGCTCTTCGCCGCCGTACTGAAGACGGCCGCCCATCCCCGGCGGCTGCCGGCCGGGCGGCGTGCCTTCTTCCAGCGGGCGAGCGCGCTCTACCGGCAGCACCGCCCCGCCGGCTACCAGCCGCCCGGCGGCAGCCTCGGCGTCCAGCACCGGCTGCTGGCGGCCGGGTCGTACGCGGCCTTTCGCACCTTGCGCGCCGCCAACCGGAGGGCCGCGCGGGCCGCCGCGCTGCTCCCGCGCCCCCGGGGGCTGCGCACCCGCCTGCGGTACGCGGCCGGTCTGCGCCTCCCCCTCGACAAGAACCTCGTCGTGTACTGCGCGTACTGGGGCCGCGGCTACGCCTGCAACCCGGCCGCGATCCACGCCAAGGCCCGCGAACTCGCCCCGCACCTGCGTTCGGTGTTCCTGGTGGAGCCCGACGCGGTGGACAGCGTGCCGAAGGACGTGGAGTACGCGGTGATCGGCAGCCGCAAGTACTGGCAGGTGCTGGCCCGCGCCGAGTACCTCGTCAACAACGCCAACTTCGCGGACGCCGTCGTCAAACGGCCCGGCAGCGTGCACCTCCAGACCCAGCACGGCACACCGCTGAAGAAGATGGGCGCCGACCAGGCGACGTACCCCGTGGTGGCCGCGGCGACCGGGAGCTTCGCCAAGCTGCTGGCCCGGGTCGACCGCTGGGACTACAACCTCACCTCCAACCGCCACTCCACCGAGATGTGGGAGAAGGCGTTCCCGGGCGCCCACGAGACCCTCGAGTACGGCTATCCGCGCAACGACGTCTACTGCACGGCGTCCGCCGAGGACGTCGCCCGCGTCCGCAAGGAACTGGGCGTCCCGGACGGCAAGAAGGCCCTGCTCTACGCGCCCACGCACCGCGACTACGCCACCGGCTTCGAGTCGGGGCTGGACCTCGCGGAGTTCTGCGAGGCGATCGGCGACGACTACGTGGTGCTGCTGCGCGCCCACTACTTCTACGACCAGGGGGCGAGCCGGGGCGGCGGCCGGATCATCGACGTCACCGGGCACCGCTCCTCGGAGGACGTGTGCCTGGCCGCCGACGCGCTGATCACCGACTACTCGTCGATCATGTTCGACTACGCCAACCTGGACCGGCCGATCGTCGTGTACGCCGACGACTGGGAGGTCTACCGGGAGGTCCGGGGCGTCTACTTCGACCTGATGGGGGTCCCGCCCGGCCGGGTATGCCGCACGCCCGAGGAACTGGCGGCCGTGTTCCGCGACGGCGGCTGGGCCGACGAGTCAGCCACGGCCCTGCGCGCCGCGTTCCGGGAGCGCTTCTGCCAGTTCGACGACGGGCGGGCCGCCGAGCGCGTCGTACGCCGGGTGCTGCTGGGGGAGCCGCCCGAGTCGATCCCGCCCGTGATCCCGCTCGCGGAGCGCGTCCCGGCCCCCGCCGCCGCCACCCTCGTAAGGAGCTGACCGAAGAAGTGCCCCGCTTCAGCATCATCGTCCCCGTCTACAAGGTGCAGGGCTTCCTGCGCGAGTGTCTCGACTCGGTGCTCGGCCAGTCGTACGGCGACTTCGAGGTGATCGCCGTGGACGACCGCTCGCCGGACGGCAGCGGCGCGATCCTCGACCATTACGCGGCCCGCGACGACCGGGTGCGGGTGCTGCACCTGTCCGAGAACGTCGGCCTGGGCCGGGCCCGCAACGCCGGCCTGGAGCAGGCGGCCGGCGACTACGTCCTGTTCCTCGACAGCGACGACCACTACACGCCGGGCCTGCTGGCTGCCGTCGCCGCGCGCCTCGAAGCGACCGGCGAGCCGGACATCCTGGTCTTCGACCACGTGCGCACCCACTGGTGGGGCCGGGGCGGGCGCAGTGAAGCGGCGGACCTGCTGGCCGCGGCGGGCACGGACACCTTCGGCATCCGGGAGAGCCCGCAGTACCTGAACCTCTTCCTGGTCGCCTGGAACAAGGCGTACCGCCGGTCCTTCTTCCAGGAGCACGGCCTTCGGTACGCGCCGGGGCTGTACGAGGACGCGCCGGTCACCTACCGGTCGATGGTGCTGGCGGAGCGGATCGCCTGCCTGGACCGGATCGGGGTGGAGTACCGGCAGCGCCGGCAGGGCGCGATCACCAAGACGCCGGGGCGGCGGCACTTCGACATCTTCACCCAGTACGAGGGCCTGTTCGCGTTCCTGGAGCAGCGCCCCGACCTCGACTGGGCGCGGCCGCTGCTGCTGGAGCGGGCCCTGGACCACATGCTGTTCGTGCTGTCCCGGGAGGACCGGGTGCGGCCGGCGGACCGGGGCGACTTCTACCGCGAGATCCGCTCCTTCCACCGCCGTCACCTCCCCGGGGGCGGCTGCCCGGAGCCGGACGGCTGGCGCGGGGTCGAGATGCGGCTGGTGGCGTCGGCGCCCTACGCGTCGTACGCGGCGGTGCGGGGTCTGCGGGACCTGCGCGCGGCGGCCCTGGGCGGGCAGCGGCGGGTGACGCGGAAGGCGTCGGATGTCGCCGTGCGCACCTGGTACCGGGCCCAGTCGAAGCGCCCCCTCGATCCGCATCTCGCCGTCTACTCGGCGACCCACCACCGGGGCGTGTCCGGCGACCCGGCCGCGATCCACGCCAAGGCGCGGGAGCTCGCCCCGCACATCCGGGGCGTGTGGGTGGTCCGGGAGGACGCGGTGGACGCGCTGCCGCCCGGCGTCGACCATGTGACGCCGGGCTCGCGGCGCTATCACGAGGTCATGGCGCGGGCCACGTACTGGGTGAACAACGTCAACTGGCCCGGCACCCTGGCCAAGCGGCCCGGCAGCGTCCACATCCACACCCACCAGGGCACCCCGCTCAAGTACATGGGCGCGGACCTGCTGACCAAGCCGGGCGCCCGGCACGGCTTCGACGTGCCGCAGATGTTGCGCCGCGCCGACCGCTGGGACTACAGCCTGGTCGGGGGCCGGCACGCGGAGCGGGCCTGGGAGCGGGCGTACCCGTGCCACTTCACCTCGCTGCGGACCGGCAGCCCGCGCAACGACGTGCTGGTCGGCGCCGGCCCGGAGCGGGGCCCGGCCGTGCGCGAGCGGCTCGGCATCCCCGCCGACCACACGGTCGTGCTGTACGCGCCGACCCGCCGCGACTACCGGCGGGGCGGGCACGTCGACCGGTTCGACCTGGCCCGGTTCGCCGCGGACCTCGGCCCCGGCCACACGCTCGTCGTCCGTCTGCACCCGTCGCTTGCCGGGGGCGTGGCGCGCGGCCTGGGCCTTGCCGACCTGCACCGGCGGGGGGTGGTGGTGGACGCGACGGACGAGCCGCACGTCGAGGACGTGATGCTCGCCTCCGACGCGCTGGTCACCGACTACTCCGCCCTGATGTTCGACTACGTCCTCCTCGACCGGCCGGTCGTGGTGCACGCCGACGACTGGGGCGCGTTCACGGCGAGCCGGGGCGCCTACTTCGACATCACGGCCGACGCGCCGGGGCACGTGTCGCGCTCGTACCGGGAGCTGGCCTGGCTGTTCGCTTCCGGCACCTGGCGGGACGCGGAGTCGGCGCGGCTGCGGGCGGGCTTCAGGGAGCGGTACTGCGAGTTCGAGGACGGGCAGGCCGCCGAGCGGGTCGTCCGTCTGCTGATGCTGGGCGAGCGGGTCGGTGCGCTGCTGCCGGCGGCACGCCGGACCCCGGGGCTGCCCGCCCGGTCCGAGGCGCTGGTCGAGCGATGAGAACTCCCGCCGGCCCCGAGGCCGTTCCCTCCCTGCCCGGCCAGCGGGCCTCCTCGGCGCGGCCGCCGGCCGCCGTGGAGCGGCTGCGGCCGGTGCACTGGTGGCACGCGGCACTGGTCGTCGTACCGACCGCGGCCCTGTTCGTGCTGGGTTACCGACGGCGTTGGATCTGCGACGACGGGCTGATCTATCTGCGTCCGGTCCGGCAGATCCTGGCGGGCAACGGGCCCGTGTTCAACGTGGGGGAACGGGCGGAGAGTTCGACCGGCACCCTGTGGCAGTGGCTGCTGGCGCTCGGCACCTGGGTCACCGGCGAGGACCCGGCGTTCCTCGCGGTCGGGCTCGGGCTGCTGCTGAGCACGGCCGGTTTCGGGCTCGCCCTGTACGCCACGTGCCGGCTGCACCGGGGCGCGGGGCCGCTGCTTCCCGCGGGTGTGTTCGTGCTGCTGGCCGTGCCGCCCTTCTGGTCGTACATGACCTCGGGCCTGGAGAGCGGCCTCGGCGCCTTCTGGACCGGCCTGTCGTGGTGGTTGCTGACGGGCACCCGGCGCGGCCAGGAGGCCCGCCTGACGTACGCCGCCGCCTTCGTGTTCGGGCTGGGTCCGCTGGTCCGGCCCGATCTCGCGGTGGTCACGGTGTGCTTCCTGGCGGCGCAGTGGTGGGTGCTGCGCCCGGCCCGGCGGGGCACCGCGGCGATGCTGGCCTCGGCGGTGGCGCTGCCGCTGGCGTACGAGGTGTTCCGCGCGGGGTACTACGGGATCCTGGTGCCGCTGCCCGCCATCGCCAAGGAGGCGAGCGCCAGCGACTGGGGCCGGGGCGCCGGCTATGTGCAGGAGACGCTCGGGCCCTACTGGCTGTGGCCGGTCGTGCCCGTGCTCGCCGCGCCGGCCGTCCTCCTGGTGCGGCGCACCCGCCATCAACGGCGGGACCGCGCCCCGGGGCGGGCCTCGCTCGCGGTGCTGCTGGCGCCGCTCGTGGCGGGTGCGCTGCTGGCGGGGTACGTCGTCCGCGTCGGCGGCGACTACATGCACGCCCGCATGATCCTGCCCGCCCTCCTCCTGCTGCTCCTGCCGGTCCTGGTCGTTCCCGCCAGGTTCACGGGCGTGGTGAGCGCGCTGCTGGTGGTGTGGCTGTGCGCGGCGGTCAGCCCGCTGCGGGCACCGTTCGACGTGCGCAGCACGCCCGGCTCCTTCAACGTGCGCAGCTCCGACGTGGAGGGCCTCGGCGACCACAACCCGGTGCGCACCGCCACCTGGGTGGACAACTGGCCGTCCCTGCCGGAGGGGCGCGGCATGCTGGCTCGGGCCGCACGGGCGCCCCGGCCGACGCTGCTGTACTTCGACGCCGGGCGCCGGCTGCACGCCACGCCGATGCGGGAGGACGCCCCGTACCACGTGGTGATCGTGGGACGTCATCTCGGTGTCACGGGAGCCGCGGCGCCGCTCGACGCCTATGTCAACGACGCCTGGGGGCTGGCCAGTCCCATCGGCGCGCACCTCGCGCTGGAGCGGTGGAGCTGGCCCGGGCACGAGAAGTTCCTGCGCAACTACTGGGTCTTCGCGGAGTGGGCGGTGGAGCACCCGCCGCAGCGCGATCTGCTGCGGGCCGGGGCCTCGCGGGAGGCGGTCGAGGCGGCTCGGGCCGCGCTGGCCTGCGGCGAGCTGGCCGAGCTGAAGGAGTCGGTCCGCGCGCCGCTGACCGCCGAGCGGTTCTGGCGGAACCTCACGGGGGCCTTCGAGCGGACGCAGTTCCGTTTCGCACGCTGGCCGGTCGCGGCGGAGCGGGCGCTGTGCGACTGACGTCGGCAGGTGGGTGTAGCCGCCTCACCCGATGAAGTGACCCGGGGTCAGGCCTCGGGTACGGGCGGGAACATTCGGCGCATGCCTCAGTCCTTCCCCTTTCCCACAGTCCTGTGAGCGCCGGAGTCCTCGTCCGCCGGACCGTGCGCGGCGCGACGGCGCTGCGCGGCGGCCGCGTGGGGCGGCTGACCCCGTACCAGTTCTTCGGCGCCCTGTTCTGGCTGGTGATGACGCTGGCGTTCTGGCGGATCCCGCTGTGCTGCGACGCCGGACAGCACGCGGCGGTCGTCGAGCGTCTCAAGGCCGATCTGCTGCACCCGGCCCACACCATGGCCGATCTGCCGGGCGAGGGCAGCCCGTACTACGGGCCGTACGCCGTCGCCCAGGGCATCCTGGCGCGGCTGACGGGGCTGTCCGGCTGGGAGGTCGTGAAGCTCGCCGGGCCGGTGCACCTGGTGGTGCTGGTGACGGGGATCGGCCGTTTCGTCCGAGCCCTCACCCCGCGCCCGTGGGCGCCGGTCCTGGCCCTGCTGTTCATGACGCTGCTGTGGGGCACCGCGCGGATCCTGTGGAGCGGCTACCTCGGGCTGATGTCGATGACGACGAACCTGGGGTATCCGTCCGCGGTCGCGATCGGCCTGACGTTCTGGGCGTGGGCCTGGACCTGCGTGCGCGCGCGTGAGGAGGCCCCGTCCGTGCGGTTCGTCGGCCCGAGCGGGCTCGGCGGCTGGTGGGGGTACGCCGGGATCGGCGCCCTGTACGGGCTGATCCTGCTCACGCACCCGGTCACGGCGGCCTCGGCCCTCATCGGGGCCGTGGCGATCGTGGCGTCACGGCAGCGGGGCTGGCGCCGGCCGGTCGTCGCGCGCTGGGCCCTGGCCGGGGCGGCCTGCGCGACTGTGGCCCTGACGTGGCCGTACTACGACGTCCTGACGCTGGTGGGCGACACCGGCATGGACGCGATGCACCGGCGGCTGTACGAGGGGATGCTCGCCAACTCCTGGCTGGCGCTGCTCGGCCTGCCCGCGCTGTGGGTCCGGGCCCGCAGGTCTCCGCGTGATCCACTGGTGCTGATGTTCCTGCTGGAGTGCCTGCTGGTGGCGTACGGCTGGGTGAGCGGGCACTACACGTACGCCAGGGCCCTGTGGGCGGTGCTGGTGCCGCTCCAGTTCGCGCTGGCGGTGGAGCTGGCGGCGCCCCGGCCGTGGCGGCGGGCCAGGAGGGTGCTGGGCGGGGCGGCGGTGGCCGGGGTGTGCGTGGGGTTCGTCACCGTGCAC
The genomic region above belongs to Streptomyces coeruleorubidus and contains:
- a CDS encoding bifunctional glycosyltransferase/CDP-glycerol:glycerophosphate glycerophosphotransferase; amino-acid sequence: MPRFSIVVPSHGVAGRLSQALDSILAQSFGDFELIPVCDAPDSPAADVVAGYAERDSRVTPVHSPPSAGLAGARNTGLRSAVGGHVLFLDGDDVLVPGALAALDARLGAVGDVDVLYFEHERTPWWEGEPANPAAPLLAGTPDGAFSPDRAPRLTGVALPAWSAAYRRGFLTEQGLAFPGDHFTDTGFGGLVALRAERVAALRAVVVRHLLRRQGNRLNLPGEHHTELLDQTELVLTRAVEQGLPADRLRPLFEQLFAAVLKTAAHPRRLPAGRRAFFQRASALYRQHRPAGYQPPGGSLGVQHRLLAAGSYAAFRTLRAANRRAARAAALLPRPRGLRTRLRYAAGLRLPLDKNLVVYCAYWGRGYACNPAAIHAKARELAPHLRSVFLVEPDAVDSVPKDVEYAVIGSRKYWQVLARAEYLVNNANFADAVVKRPGSVHLQTQHGTPLKKMGADQATYPVVAAATGSFAKLLARVDRWDYNLTSNRHSTEMWEKAFPGAHETLEYGYPRNDVYCTASAEDVARVRKELGVPDGKKALLYAPTHRDYATGFESGLDLAEFCEAIGDDYVVLLRAHYFYDQGASRGGGRIIDVTGHRSSEDVCLAADALITDYSSIMFDYANLDRPIVVYADDWEVYREVRGVYFDLMGVPPGRVCRTPEELAAVFRDGGWADESATALRAAFRERFCQFDDGRAAERVVRRVLLGEPPESIPPVIPLAERVPAPAAATLVRS
- a CDS encoding bifunctional glycosyltransferase/CDP-glycerol:glycerophosphate glycerophosphotransferase encodes the protein MPRFSIIVPVYKVQGFLRECLDSVLGQSYGDFEVIAVDDRSPDGSGAILDHYAARDDRVRVLHLSENVGLGRARNAGLEQAAGDYVLFLDSDDHYTPGLLAAVAARLEATGEPDILVFDHVRTHWWGRGGRSEAADLLAAAGTDTFGIRESPQYLNLFLVAWNKAYRRSFFQEHGLRYAPGLYEDAPVTYRSMVLAERIACLDRIGVEYRQRRQGAITKTPGRRHFDIFTQYEGLFAFLEQRPDLDWARPLLLERALDHMLFVLSREDRVRPADRGDFYREIRSFHRRHLPGGGCPEPDGWRGVEMRLVASAPYASYAAVRGLRDLRAAALGGQRRVTRKASDVAVRTWYRAQSKRPLDPHLAVYSATHHRGVSGDPAAIHAKARELAPHIRGVWVVREDAVDALPPGVDHVTPGSRRYHEVMARATYWVNNVNWPGTLAKRPGSVHIHTHQGTPLKYMGADLLTKPGARHGFDVPQMLRRADRWDYSLVGGRHAERAWERAYPCHFTSLRTGSPRNDVLVGAGPERGPAVRERLGIPADHTVVLYAPTRRDYRRGGHVDRFDLARFAADLGPGHTLVVRLHPSLAGGVARGLGLADLHRRGVVVDATDEPHVEDVMLASDALVTDYSALMFDYVLLDRPVVVHADDWGAFTASRGAYFDITADAPGHVSRSYRELAWLFASGTWRDAESARLRAGFRERYCEFEDGQAAERVVRLLMLGERVGALLPAARRTPGLPARSEALVER